The Glycine soja cultivar W05 chromosome 9, ASM419377v2, whole genome shotgun sequence sequence ATTGAATAATATTAATGCTTGTAATTAACGAGTGCTACTGGATAGGGAAGGATAGAACTAATAATTAACTAAAGAAATTATCAACTAAGTGATAAATAATAATAGGTATATGAAGAACAAGTAATTGTATAATGCAGTAGttattaaaaattgtatttattatttaatagtgAAATTAAAGTTGTAACAGCAGGACAAAAACATacactcttaatttttttattcatttactaATTCTTcacaaagaaatataatttcaagGATCGATCATTATAAACACACGTATTCATgcattgtcatttaattttgcCATCATTTGAAAGAGCTTTGATCTCAGGCTTCTTTGAACTTAATTTTGAAGGGATCATCACTGAGAGCCAGATGCATTCTCCTATTGGCATCCACAAACATTCCAATATCCTTGCACAGATGGTGGCAAGAGGGGCACACCCTAGGGCAATAGACCAGCTTATAAGCATCCTCATACTTCTGAATCTTGAACCAATTCAGAATTGTGTGCTCACCCGGGTTTCCAACAACACCACCAGTGGTCACATATGTCTGTCCAATAGAGGCATCAAATTGATCAAGCATCCACACAGTGGAATGGTGTGGACACCTTTCATCAGAATCagagaaaaaaatgttcaaatCGGTGGAGACACGAATAACACCTTTTTTGGTGTTAACTGGTGAGAATCTCAGTGGTAGGCCTTCATTGGCTTTCTCAATTATTACATCAAGAGGGCAAGATTCATCTATGCTGTCTAGTGAAAGGCCTCCACCAGTGAAACAGCTAACAAAGCCACATATGGTGAAGGGCACTGCAGGGATGATATGGTAATTTGCATCAGCTCTCAGCTTCTTGCCTGATGTATCAATCACTGGCTCTGGAGCAGCTCCAGCTGCTCCAAGTAGTAGTGGTTTTGTAGTCAAGGCAAAGAAGAGGAGAAATGCTAGCAGTTTGGTCTTCATTGTTTTGTACTATGCTTAATGTAAATTTGTGTTTCGGTAATGAATGGAAGATATATGGGAAGTGAGGAGCATCAATTTATCATCGCCAGCTACTATGATTATCCTTGTCTAtggatttattatttatataatagtcATCCATATCTGCGGTCAAAGTTTATTTCAACAATACTACTGGCtaacattaattattgtaattgtatttcatttaaaatttcacAAGTCAATGGATAGATTCACACATGCATGtccttaattttgttattttattccaTACATATTAGCACTATCATCTTATAAAATTGTGATTACTAATTTTCTGATATATCGGTCATTTTACTAGTAATTAACAGGTCTAATAGCCGACTCTAGTGGTAATTATCAATATCTCTTACCATGCATAAGTGGTTAGTATCAATGATCACCGCCTTAAGATGTTCAACTAAAgttggcattttttttttaactagcaGGTTATTTTTCGCATCCCTATGCATGCTGGATTCTTTAATGCTGTCTGTGGGCTAAGCCGTCTCTTCCTTGTGAAGTGGATACAGTGGATTATTTTCATACACACGACAAATCTGTGGCATAGCTAGACTTATCCATTAACATATAGGAACAATTTCTTTATATCAGtagtattattaaataattattttaaataaattattaataatattataaattaatagaaACAAAAAGTTGAATTGAAAACCTTCTACTATTATGCGTAGAGTGGAAATGGAAGACAATGATAGCTAGCTGGCATCCATATAGAAGATCAGAAGAATACGTTGACTCgtgtaatattatattatattatatcagtcagtcttataaaatcaattattaCGGAATTTTTTTCAATGATTATCGCAGCCGTAGGTCCTTTTATGTGCGGCATTCTTTTCAGTTTCAAACATGCATAACCTTATCAATGTCTTGCCtctttacataaattaaaaaaaatgtcttgcCTAAAAACAAAACGTTATCAATGTCTCTTACCATGCATAAGTGCTTagtattatctaaatttataattatcacattcttaaaaaaaaaatatttttagtatatatgtTTGCACGTTAAGGTCTTGAATATTCTAAAAATGTTGTAAAGAACTTTTTTGTGGGCTATAGGAGATGATTCTCTTAAAATTTCTTGGGTTAGTGTGGTAAAGGATTTGgtatattatatttaacttgATCTTTTTAGCTAAACAGAGGTGATGATCTTTTGTTGATTGTGACGTGTTAGTTTTCACTATTTTCCTATAAGTATGACAATATTATAGAATGTTTGCCCATAGATGTTACGACATGGACATCATCTAGCTCAGTTTAGTGGAGGAATATATACTTTATAGAAATTGCTAATTAATCGAGTGTCACCACTTAACCTGTTTTTAGAAAGGTCGGAAATGAGAAACAAGAGTTCATTTTTGGCATGATATTTGGGATCATGTAACAATGTTATATATCCTTAAACATTCTTTCTCTCGATCGCCTTTATCAAGTCTCTATAATAAGGATGCATGTGTAGCTAAAATTGGTGGATGGATTGATAATATTTGGTGTTGGTTATGGAGGTGAAGGATAGGTCCTTTATGTGTGGGAAGATGGCTATTGCCGGGTCGGGTAAATGTCTTGA is a genomic window containing:
- the LOC114367191 gene encoding kunitz trypsin inhibitor 2-like, with the protein product MKTKLLAFLLFFALTTKPLLLGAAGAAPEPVIDTSGKKLRADANYHIIPAVPFTICGFVSCFTGGGLSLDSIDESCPLDVIIEKANEGLPLRFSPVNTKKGVIRVSTDLNIFFSDSDERCPHHSTVWMLDQFDASIGQTYVTTGGVVGNPGEHTILNWFKIQKYEDAYKLVYCPRVCPSCHHLCKDIGMFVDANRRMHLALSDDPFKIKFKEA